One Alnus glutinosa chromosome 3, dhAlnGlut1.1, whole genome shotgun sequence genomic region harbors:
- the LOC133864485 gene encoding histone-lysine N-methyltransferase CLF: MASKGSDNKSDPTKDSSEMRPQETSANDKDILSVIDSVKKQVAADRSVSIKKRMEDNGQKLLVVSNHLYKLSTEGRTSRTNDSDRSIDLLTKRQKDALDMHNGVDASNGDRDSSSSQEDAHASTAVLLGSNVPVKNAVRPIKLSEVKRLPPYTTWIFLDRNQRMTEDQSVVGRRRIYYDQNGGEALICSDSEEELIDDEEEKRSFVECEDYILRMTAKEVGLSDEVLESLAQCFARSPCEVKARYEILIKEEKAVGGSKNGDNEDILQNGNSFLDKDLDAALDSFDNLFCRRCLVFDCRLHGCSQDLVFPAEKQPSWCPADEENIPCGPHCYRSVLKSQRTARVSSSMNGDLEEKNVPSSGCTGAQILSRKKSSGPSARKRAKSCQSESASSNAKNISESSDSENGPGQDTTSTHHSSPPKTKLVGKCGISKRNSKRVAERVLVCMQKRQKKMLASDDCDSFVSGGLCPGDMKPKSNSLKENEDTSSSSHKNVKSPTSGRSRRKDSSNQDGHKFVQSDVLDGSSNDINTDPPATSSDDNLRKEEFVDENVYKQELGDNKPWKAIENGLFEKGVEIFGRNSCLIARNLLNGMKTCWEVFQYMNCSESKLSCQVGDGANSLVEGYSKGNNEVRRRSRFLRRRGRVRRLKYTWKSAAYHSIRKRITERKDQPCRQYNPCGCQTACGKQCACLQNGTCCEKYCGCPKSCKNRFRGCHCAKSQCRSRQCPCFAADRECDPDVCRNCWVSCGDGTFGVPSQRGDNYECRNMKLLLKQQQRVLLGRSDVSGWGAFLKNSVGKHEYLGEYTGELISHREADKRGKIYDRENSSFLFNLNDQFVLDAYRKGDKLKFANHAPDPNCYAKVIMVAGDHRVGIFAKERICAGEELFYDYRYEPDRAPAWARKPEASGSKKEDGAPSSGRAKKLA; this comes from the exons ATGGCGTCCAAGGGCTCTGATAACAAATCGGACCCTACGAAAGACTCTTCG GAGATGAGGCCACAAGAAACAAGTGCAAATGATAAGGATATTTTATCAGTTATTGATTCTGTAAAGAAGCAAGTTGCTGCCGACCGGTCTGTTTCCATAAAG aaaagAATGGAAGATAATGGGCAGAAATTGCTTGTTGTGTCAAACCATCTGTATAAATTGTCTACAGAAGGAAGGACCAGTAGGACTAATGATAGTGATAGAAGTATAGATCTGCTGACAAAGAGGCAGAAAGATGCACTTGATATGCATAACGGTGTTGATGCAAGTAATGGGGATAGAGATAGCAGTAGCTCCCAAGAGGATGCCCATGCTTCTACAGCAGTTCTTCTAGGATCTAATGTTCCAGTCAAGAATGCTGTTCGTCCTATTAAGCTCTCAGAAGTAAAAAGATTACCTCCTTATACTACATGGATTTTTTTGGACAG AAATCAAAGAATGACAGAGGATCAGTCTGTGGTTGGCCGACGCAGAATCTATTATGATCAAAATGGTGGTGAAGCACTAATTTGCAGTGACAGTGAGGAGGAAttaattgatgatgaagaggagaagagaagtTTTGTGGAATGTGAAGATTATATACTTCG CATGACTGCCAAAGAAGTTGGTTTATCTGATGAAGTGCTGGAATCACTGGCACAGTGTTTTGCTCGAAGCCCTTGTGAAGTCAAG GCAAGATACGAAATTCTTATTAAGGAAGAGAAGGCTGTGGGTGGTTCTAAGAACGGGGATAATGAAGATATTTTGCAAAATGGGAATTCTTTTCTTGACAAAGATCTTGACGCAGCTCTTGATTCATTTGACAACCTGTTTTGCCGTCGATGTCTT GTTTTTGATTGCAGATTACATGGATGCTCTCAGGATCTTGTCTTTCCT gCTGAGAAACAACCTTCATGGTGCCCTGCAGATGAGGAAAATATACCATGTGGCCCACATTGCTATCGATCT GTACTGAAGTCGCAAAGAACTGCTAGAGTGAGCTCTTCCATGAATGGtgatcttgaagaaaaaaatgtccCTTCATCTGGTTGTACTGGGGCTCAGATATTATCTAGAAAGAAGTCTTCTGGTCCATCTGCTAGAAAGAGGGCCAAGTCCTGCCAAAGTGAAAGTGCTTCATCAAATGCAAAGAATATCTCAGAAAGCAGTGACTCAGAGAACGGACCGGGGCAGGACACAACTTCTACCCACCACTCATCACCTCCCAAAACTAAGCTTGTAGGAAAATGTGGAATTAGTAAGAGGAACAGCAAGCGAGTTGCCGAGCGTGTTTTAGTTTGCATGCAGAAGAGGCAGAAGAAAATGTTAGCTTCTGATGATTGTGATTCCTTTGTGAGTGGAGGTCTTTGTCCTGGTGATATGAAACCTAAATCTAATTcattgaaagaaaatgaagatacTAGTTCTTCTTCACATAAGAATGTGAAATCTCCTACTAGTGGAAGGTCTAGAAGGAAGGATTCATCAAATCAGGATGGTCACAAATTTGTGCAGAGTGATGTTCTTGATGGTTCATCAAATGATATAAATACTGATCCACCTGCCACTAGTAGTGATGACAACTTGAGGAAAGAAGAGTTTGTAGATGAAAATGTATACAAACAAGAACTGGGTGATAATAAACCTTGGAAAGCCATTGAAAATGGCCTTTTTGAGAAAGGTGTTGAAATTTTTGGCAGGAACAG CTGTTTAATTGCAAGGAACCTTTTAAATGGTATGAAGACATGTTGGGAGGTTTTTCAATACATGAATTGCTCTGAGAGTAAGCTGTCTTGCCAAGTTGGTGATGGTGCAAACTCTCTTGTTGAAGGCTATTCTAAG GGTAATAATGAAGTGCGAAGAAGATCAAGATTTTTGCGTAGGAGGGGTAGGGTTCGCCGCTTGAAGTATACCTGGAAGTCTGCTGCTTACCATTCAATTAGGAAGCGGATTACAGAGAGGAAAGATCAGCCATGTCGGCAGTACAACCCATGTGGCTGCCAAACAGCTTGTGGAAAGCAGTGTGCTTGTCTTCAAAATGGGACCTGCTGTGAAAAGTACTGTGG ATGTCCAAAGAGTTGCAAGAACCGATTTAGAGGGTGCCATTGTGCTAAAAGTCAATGTCGAAGTAGGCAATGTCCATGCTTTGCTGCGGACAGAGAATGCGACCCGGATGTTTGTAGGAATTGTTGGGTCAG TTGTGGAGATGGTACTTTTGGGGTTCCTAGCCAAAGAGGTGATAATTATGAATGTAGAAATATGAAGCTTCTTCTCAAACAGCAACAGAGG GTTTTACTTGGTAGATCTGATGTATCTGGCTGGGGGGCGTTCTTAAAG AATAGTGTGGGCAAGCATGAATACCTTGGTGAATACACTGGGGAGCTAATTTCGCATCGGGAAGCGGATAAGCGTGGAAAGATTTATGACCGTGAAAATTCATCATTTCTCTTCAATCTGAATGATCAG TTTGTTCTTGATGCGTACCGGAAGGGTGACAAATTGAAGTTTGCCAACCATGCTCCAGATCCAAATTGTTATGCAAAG GTTATTATGGTTGCTGGGGATCACAGAGTGGGCATATTTGCCAAGGAACGAATTTGTGCTGGAGAGGAACTTTTCTATGACTATCGTTATGAGCCAGACAGAGCACCTGCTTGGGCTCGAAAGCCCGAGGCATCTGGATCAAAAAAAGAGGACGGTGCTCCTTCAAGTGGTCGTGCTAAGAAGCTTGCTTAA
- the LOC133862595 gene encoding PI-PLC X domain-containing protein At5g67130, giving the protein MLGCLADHCSSMCRAPAIGILFISLFFSVLSLTSTACSNGNCQVQESCSAPQDCGAGLYCGNCPALGKTQPFCIRGQPTIPNSIINGLPFNKYSWVVTHNSFSIVDAPSLPGVQRLTFFNQEDTVTNQLRNGVRGLMLDMYDFSNDIWLCHSFRGQCFNFTAFQPAIDTLKEVEAFLSENPTEIVTIIIEDYVHTPKGLTKLFTNAGLVKYWFPVSKMPKKGEDWPTVTEMVQDNHRLLVFTSVASKEADEGIAYQWKYMVENESGDPGVVRGSCPKRKESKPLNSRSASLFLQNYFPTYPVQAEACKEHSTPLAEMVSTCYNAAGNFMPTFLAVNFYMRSDGGGVFDAVDRMNGQTLCGCSTVTACQAGAPFGTCKNVAVPNTSPVTNTEGSFTGSVQFSRSSSTVHSPSFLILFLFYFPLSL; this is encoded by the exons ATGTTGGGGTGTTTAGCGGATCACTGTAGCAGCATGTGTAGAGCTCCTGCAATTGGAATCCTCTTTATCTCACTCTTCTTCTCAGTTCTCTCCCTCACTTCCACCGCTTGCTCCAATGGGAATTGCCAG GTTCAGGAATCTTGTTCAGCTCCCCAGGACTGTGGGGCAGGCCTCTACTGTGGCAACTGCCCTGCTTTGGGCAAGACCCAACCTTTCTGCATCAGAGGCCAACCTACCATTCCCAATTCAATT ATTAATGGGCTTCCCTTCAATAAGTATTCATGGGTGGTGACTCATAATTCGTTTAGTATTGTTGACGCGCCTTCTTTGCCGGGTGTTCAGAGACTGACATTCTTCAATCAAGAAGACACTGTGACTAATCAGCTGAGA AATGGAGTGAGGGGATTGATGTTGGATATGTACGATTTCAGTAATGATATCTGGCTCTGCCATTCGTTTCGAGGGCAATGTTTCAACTTCACTGCATTC CAACCTGCAATTGACACTTTGAAGGAAGTGGAAGCATTCTTGAGTGAAAACCCGACGGAGATCGTGACCATTATAATTGAGGACTATGTGCATACTCCTAAAGGGTTGACAAAACTCTTCACCAATGCTGGGTTGGTCAAGTATTGGTTTCCTGTGTCCAAGATGCCTAAAAAGGGTGAAGATTGGCCCACTGTGACTGAGATGGTGCAAGACAATCACCGGCTTCTGGTTTTCACCTCTGTTGCTTCGAAGGAGGCAGACGAAGGAATTGCTTATCAGTGGAAGTACATGGTGGAAAATGAGT CTGGAGATCCTGGGGTGGTACGGGGTTCatgcccaaaaagaaaagaatcaaagCCGCTGAATTCAAGAAGTGCATCTCTTTTCTTACAGAATTACTTCCCAACATATCCAGTTCAGGCTGAAGCTTGCAAGGAGCATTCAACTCCACTGGCTGAGATGGTCAGTACCTGTTACAATGCAGCAGGGAACTTCATGCCTACTTTCTTGGCTGtcaacttttacatg AGGAGTGATGGAGGAGGTGTGTTTGATGCTGTCGATAGAATGAATGGACAGACATTATGTGGTTGTAGTACTGTGACTGCCTGCCAG GCTGGAGCACCTTTTGGAACATGCAAGAATGTTGCTGTACCTAATACAAGCCCAGTAACCAATACCGAAGGAAGCTTTACTGGATCTGTTCAGTTCTCAAGATCTTCTTCAACAGTCCATTCTCCAAGtttcttgattcttttcttgttttattttccattGAGTTTGTGA
- the LOC133862597 gene encoding F-box protein At5g67140: MCETERMKEEAEIDRLPLDLLAHIFVMITSFTDLAQASGVCKKWKQGVKQSLARRESLSFSGRKMDDDSTARLVRYAYSLKDLDISRSRWGCQITDNGLYRISLAKCVSNLTSISLWGMTGITDKGVVQLISRAHSLQHLNVGGTFITDESLFAIADSCPHLKTIVLWSCRHVTEGGLLVLVNKCRKLQSINVWGTRIPVDCFIGLLTISPALQIKTRGLLLNVGSTSLWPVA, translated from the exons aTGTGTGAGACTGAGAGGATGAAGGAAGAGGCAGAGATTGATCGGTTACCCTTAGACTTGCTGGCGCATATATTCGTGATGATTACTTCCTTCACCGATTTGGCTCA GGCGAGCGGTGTGTGCAAGAAATGGAAGCAGGGGGTGAAGCAGTCTCTGGCTCGGAGGGAGTCTCTGAGCTTTTCTGGTCGTAAGATGGACGATGACTCCACTGCCCGCCTTGTTCGCTATGCCTACAGCCTCAAAGACCTTGAcat TTCAAGGAGCCGCTGGGGTTGCCAAATCACTGACAATGGCCTTTACAGAATATCTTTGGCCAAGTGCGTGAGCAACCTGACATCCATATCTTTATGGGGTATGACAGGGATCACAGACAAAGGTGTTGTTCAACTG ATATCCAGAGCTCATTCCTTGCAACACCTCAATGTTGGTGGTACATTTATCACAGATGAATCTTTATTTGCCATTGCAGATAGCTGCCCACATTTAAAA ACCATAGTCCTATGGAGCTGCCGTCATGTAACGGAGGGCGGGCTTCTTGTTCTTGTAAATAAATGTCGAAAGCTTCAATCTATCAATGTATGGGGGACCAGAATTCCTGTGGACTGCTTCATTGGTTTGCTTACTATTAGTCCAGCCCTTCAGATAAAAACAAGAGGACTACTTTTAAATGTTGGAAGCACCTCTCTTTGGCCCGTTGCATAA